The following are encoded in a window of Arthrobacter sp. NicSoilB4 genomic DNA:
- a CDS encoding M3 family metallopeptidase, translated as MTNPLMSPSPLPFGLPPFADIASGHYAEAVEAGLAEHLAEIQAIVDTPEPATFENTALAMERSGQLLQRAAASFFTLVSADASDAIRDLETTLSPRFSAHQDAVYLNRGLFERFAAINTDQLDAESARLVDEYLKEFRQTGIQLDDAGQERLKAVNAELSRLGTEFGQRVKEAMKSAALLLDDAVDLAGLPADDIASAAEAARVAGHEGKFLLTLIQPSNQPALAALDNRDVRRRLYEASVGRGSDGGSFDVLDLVKDMVRLRAEKAALLGFTNYAELVVDQQTAPDFAAVQTMMNRLAPAAVRNADAEAEALAEVAGHPLEAWDWAYYSAKVKRERYAVDEQALRPYFELDRVLNDGVFFAANALYGITFHERSDLAGYHPDVRVWEVRNSDGTELGLFLGDYYTRESKRGGAWMNSLVEQSGLLNTRPVVINNLNISKPPANEPTLLTLDELRTTFHEFGHALHGLFSSVTYPRFSGTSVPRDFVEYPSQVNEMWIMWPEVLANYARHHATGEALPQEVVDKLDAAQLWGEGFGTTEYLGAALLDLAWHVLDGTDIPDDVLEFEAKALAAAGVAHHLIPPRYRTGYFQHIFAGAGYAAGYYSYIWSEVLDAETVEWFKDNGGLTRANGDFFRAELLSRGNSRDPLDSFRAFRGRDAELEPLLKRRGLD; from the coding sequence ATGACCAATCCCCTGATGAGCCCCAGCCCCCTGCCGTTCGGCCTGCCGCCGTTCGCGGACATCGCCTCCGGGCATTACGCCGAAGCCGTCGAGGCCGGCCTCGCCGAGCACCTCGCCGAGATCCAGGCGATCGTGGACACACCGGAGCCTGCCACTTTCGAGAACACCGCGCTTGCCATGGAGCGGTCCGGACAGCTCCTGCAGCGTGCGGCGGCCTCCTTCTTCACGCTTGTCTCGGCCGATGCCTCGGACGCCATCCGCGACCTTGAAACAACGCTGTCTCCCCGGTTCTCGGCCCACCAGGACGCCGTCTACCTGAACCGGGGGCTCTTCGAGCGGTTCGCCGCCATCAACACCGACCAGCTCGACGCCGAATCCGCCAGGCTTGTGGACGAGTACCTCAAGGAGTTCCGCCAGACCGGCATCCAGCTCGACGACGCCGGCCAGGAACGGCTCAAGGCCGTCAACGCCGAGCTCTCCCGGCTCGGCACGGAGTTCGGCCAGCGGGTGAAGGAAGCGATGAAGTCGGCCGCGCTGCTTCTCGACGACGCCGTCGACCTCGCCGGCCTGCCCGCCGACGATATCGCCAGCGCCGCGGAAGCCGCCCGCGTTGCCGGGCACGAGGGCAAGTTCCTGCTCACCCTCATCCAGCCCAGCAACCAGCCGGCCCTTGCCGCCCTGGACAACCGGGACGTCCGCCGCCGCCTGTACGAGGCCTCGGTCGGCCGCGGCAGCGACGGCGGTTCCTTCGACGTCCTGGACCTGGTCAAGGACATGGTCCGGCTCCGCGCCGAGAAGGCCGCCCTGCTGGGCTTCACCAACTATGCCGAACTCGTCGTGGACCAGCAGACCGCGCCGGACTTTGCCGCCGTGCAGACCATGATGAACCGGCTCGCACCGGCTGCCGTCCGGAACGCCGACGCCGAGGCCGAGGCACTGGCCGAAGTCGCCGGCCACCCCCTTGAGGCCTGGGACTGGGCCTACTACTCCGCCAAGGTCAAGCGCGAGCGGTATGCCGTGGACGAGCAGGCCCTGCGACCCTACTTCGAGCTGGACCGCGTCCTCAACGACGGCGTGTTCTTCGCCGCCAACGCCCTCTACGGCATTACGTTCCACGAACGCAGCGACCTCGCCGGCTACCACCCGGACGTGCGCGTCTGGGAAGTCCGCAATTCCGACGGCACCGAGCTGGGCCTGTTCCTCGGCGACTACTACACGCGCGAATCCAAGCGCGGCGGTGCGTGGATGAACTCCCTGGTGGAACAGTCCGGCCTGCTCAACACCCGGCCTGTGGTGATCAACAACCTCAACATCTCCAAGCCGCCGGCCAACGAACCCACGCTCCTGACCCTGGACGAGCTGCGCACCACGTTCCACGAGTTCGGCCACGCCCTGCACGGCCTGTTCTCCTCGGTCACCTACCCGCGGTTCTCCGGAACCTCTGTACCGCGGGACTTCGTCGAGTACCCCTCGCAGGTGAACGAAATGTGGATCATGTGGCCGGAAGTTCTCGCCAACTACGCCCGCCACCACGCCACGGGCGAGGCGTTGCCGCAGGAGGTGGTGGATAAGCTCGACGCCGCGCAGCTGTGGGGCGAGGGCTTCGGCACCACCGAGTACCTGGGGGCGGCCCTGCTGGACCTCGCCTGGCATGTGCTGGACGGCACCGATATCCCCGACGACGTCCTGGAGTTCGAGGCCAAGGCACTCGCTGCGGCCGGCGTGGCGCACCACCTGATCCCGCCGCGCTACCGCACCGGCTACTTCCAGCACATCTTCGCCGGCGCCGGTTACGCCGCGGGCTACTACTCCTACATCTGGAGCGAGGTGCTGGACGCCGAGACGGTGGAATGGTTCAAGGACAACGGCGGCCTCACCCGGGCCAACGGCGATTTCTTCCGCGCCGAACTGCTCTCCCGGGGCAACAGCCGCGACCCGCTGGATTCCTTCCGCGCCTTCCGCGGCCGCGACGCCGAGCTCGAACCGCTGCTGAAGCGCCGCGGCCTCGACTAA
- the pdxS gene encoding pyridoxal 5'-phosphate synthase lyase subunit PdxS — MSTPDVSSEAGASAKSVTGSNRVKRGMAEMLKGGVIMDVVNVEQARIAEDAGAVAVMALERVPADIRAQGGVSRMSDPDMIEAIIAAVSIPVMAKVRIGHFVEAQVIQTLGVDYIDESEVLTPADYANHIDKWNFTVPFVCGATNLGEALRRINEGAAMIRSKGEAGTGDVSNATTHMRQIRAEIKKLAGMAEDELYVAAKELQAPYELVKEVAATGKLPVVLFTAGGIATPADAAMMMQLGADGVFVGSGIFKSGNPAQRAAAVVKATTFFDDPEEIAKASRGLGEAMVGINVDEIPQPHRLAERGW, encoded by the coding sequence GTGTCTACACCTGATGTAAGCAGCGAAGCCGGCGCGTCCGCGAAGAGCGTTACGGGCAGCAACCGCGTCAAGCGCGGCATGGCGGAGATGCTCAAGGGCGGCGTCATCATGGACGTCGTCAACGTCGAGCAGGCCCGCATCGCTGAGGATGCCGGAGCCGTGGCAGTCATGGCGCTGGAACGCGTCCCCGCCGATATCCGTGCCCAGGGCGGCGTCTCCCGCATGTCCGATCCGGACATGATCGAGGCGATCATCGCGGCAGTGTCCATCCCGGTCATGGCGAAGGTCCGTATCGGCCACTTCGTCGAGGCCCAGGTCATCCAGACCCTCGGCGTGGACTACATCGACGAGTCCGAGGTCCTGACCCCGGCCGACTACGCCAACCACATCGACAAGTGGAACTTCACGGTTCCCTTCGTCTGCGGCGCCACGAACCTCGGTGAGGCCCTGCGCCGCATCAACGAGGGCGCGGCCATGATCCGCTCCAAGGGCGAGGCCGGCACCGGCGACGTCTCCAACGCCACCACCCACATGCGCCAGATCCGCGCCGAGATCAAGAAGCTCGCCGGCATGGCCGAGGACGAGCTCTACGTCGCCGCCAAGGAACTGCAGGCCCCGTACGAACTGGTCAAGGAAGTTGCCGCCACCGGCAAGCTGCCCGTCGTGCTGTTCACCGCCGGCGGCATCGCCACCCCGGCCGACGCCGCGATGATGATGCAGCTCGGCGCCGACGGCGTCTTCGTTGGCTCCGGCATCTTCAAGTCCGGCAACCCGGCGCAGCGCGCCGCCGCCGTCGTGAAGGCCACCACCTTCTTCGACGACCCGGAAGAAATCGCCAAGGCCTCCCGCGGCCTGGGCGAGGCCATGGTCGGCATCAACGTGGACGAGATCCCGCAGCCGCACCGCCTCGCCGAGCGCGGCTGGTAA
- the pgsA gene encoding phosphatidylinositol phosphate synthase: MLNRHARGFFTALFSPLARWLLRIGVSPDAVTIVGTLGVVVGALVFYPLGQLWWGTLFITAFIFSDVIDGIMARMQKGGGRWGNFLDSTLDRVADGALFAGVAVWFFTGGDDAAIAIAAVVCLVLGMVVSYARAKAEALGFQANVGIAERAERLVSVLVVTGFTGLGLPTVVLFATLCLLAAASLVTVIQRIITVRRQSLEEPEGTATGQAA, encoded by the coding sequence ATGCTGAATAGGCACGCGCGCGGGTTCTTCACCGCGCTGTTCTCCCCGCTTGCCCGCTGGCTGCTACGGATCGGGGTGTCCCCGGACGCAGTGACCATCGTTGGAACCCTGGGCGTCGTGGTCGGTGCGCTGGTGTTCTACCCGCTGGGCCAGCTCTGGTGGGGCACACTCTTCATCACCGCCTTCATCTTCTCCGACGTCATCGACGGGATCATGGCCCGGATGCAAAAGGGCGGCGGCCGCTGGGGCAACTTCCTGGATTCCACCCTGGACCGGGTGGCCGACGGGGCGTTGTTCGCCGGCGTCGCGGTCTGGTTCTTCACCGGAGGCGACGACGCCGCGATCGCGATTGCCGCCGTCGTCTGCCTCGTCCTGGGCATGGTGGTCTCCTACGCCCGCGCCAAGGCAGAGGCCCTGGGCTTCCAGGCGAACGTGGGCATTGCCGAGCGTGCCGAGCGGCTGGTGTCCGTGCTGGTGGTCACCGGTTTCACCGGGCTGGGCCTGCCCACCGTGGTCCTGTTCGCGACTCTGTGCCTGCTGGCGGCGGCGAGCCTCGTGACGGTCATCCAGCGGATCATCACGGTGCGCCGCCAGTCGCTCGAGGAGCCTGAAGGCACCGCGACCGGACAGGCCGCCTGA
- a CDS encoding HIT domain-containing protein gives MQDSTGAAPEYPGDDGVTDDFGLAGVPDAFQRLWTPHRMAYIKGGQHQFKNVDDCPFCVAPEREDDDSLIVYRGRTSYVVLNLFPYNPGHLLVCPYRHVPDYTDLTVEETAEFAELTQTAMRVLRKVANPTGFNLGMNQGVTGGAGIAGHLHQHVVPRWGGDGNFFPIIAQTKAITQTLGEVRQQVAEAWPQATAAATDTEQATAGATDAE, from the coding sequence ATGCAGGACAGCACAGGGGCCGCTCCGGAGTATCCGGGGGACGACGGCGTGACCGACGACTTTGGCCTGGCCGGGGTGCCGGACGCGTTCCAGCGCCTGTGGACTCCGCACCGGATGGCGTACATCAAGGGCGGGCAGCACCAGTTCAAGAACGTGGACGACTGCCCGTTCTGCGTGGCGCCGGAACGCGAGGACGACGATTCACTGATCGTCTACCGCGGGCGGACCAGCTACGTCGTGCTGAACCTCTTTCCGTACAACCCGGGGCACCTCCTGGTCTGCCCCTACCGGCACGTTCCCGACTACACGGACCTGACCGTGGAGGAAACGGCCGAATTCGCCGAGCTGACCCAGACGGCCATGCGCGTGCTGCGCAAGGTCGCCAACCCCACCGGCTTCAACCTGGGCATGAACCAGGGTGTGACCGGCGGCGCCGGGATCGCCGGGCACCTGCACCAGCACGTGGTGCCACGCTGGGGAGGCGACGGGAACTTCTTCCCGATCATCGCCCAGACCAAGGCCATCACGCAGACCCTGGGCGAGGTCCGCCAGCAGGTCGCGGAAGCCTGGCCGCAGGCCACGGCCGCGGCGACGGATACTGAACAGGCCACCGCCGGGGCGACGGATGCTGAATAG
- the thrS gene encoding threonine--tRNA ligase: MSDAQQITLLVDGEETKVTTGTTGAELFFERRDVVVARINGELKDLDQPLPEDATVEAVTIDSPDGLNVLRHSTAHVMAQAVQQLRPDAKLGIGPYITDGFYFDFDVEEPFTPEDLKTLEKMMLKIINQNQKFVRRVVSEDEAREAMKDEPYKLELLGKKNEAADAGEGVNVEVGAGDITIYDNVDRKSGDSVWCDLCRGPHLPNTKLISNAFALTRSSAAYWLGNQNNQQLQRIYGTAWPTKDALKAYQERIAEAERRDHRKLGAELDLFSFPDELGSGLPVFHPKGGIIRKAMEDYSRQRHVDAGYDFVYTPHITKGHLYEVSGHLDWYKEGMFPAMHIDAELNEDGTVRKPGQDYYLKPMNCPMHNLIFRSRGRSYRELPLRLFEFGSVYRYEKSGVVHGLTRVRGMTQDDAHIYCTREQMKDELTGTLNFVLGLLKDYGLDDFYLELSTKNPDKFVGDDAAWDEATRTLAEVAEASGLELIPDPGGAAFYGPKISVQAKDALGRTWQMSTIQLDFNLPERFELEFQAADGTRQRPVMIHRALFGSVERFMGVLTEHYAGAFPAWLAPVQVVGIPVAEAFNDYMFDVVDQLKAAGIRAEVDISSDRFPKKIRTASKDKIPFVLIAGGDDADAGAVSFRFRDGSQDNGVPVAEAVQRIVDAVRNRTS; the protein is encoded by the coding sequence GTGTCAGATGCCCAGCAGATCACCCTTCTCGTCGATGGCGAAGAGACCAAGGTGACTACCGGGACCACCGGCGCGGAACTCTTTTTTGAGCGCCGCGACGTCGTTGTGGCCCGTATCAACGGCGAGCTGAAGGACCTGGACCAGCCGCTGCCCGAGGACGCCACGGTCGAGGCCGTCACCATCGATTCCCCGGACGGACTCAACGTCCTGCGCCACTCCACGGCCCACGTCATGGCCCAGGCCGTGCAGCAGCTGCGCCCCGACGCCAAGCTTGGCATCGGCCCCTACATCACCGACGGCTTCTACTTCGATTTCGACGTCGAGGAGCCGTTCACGCCGGAAGACCTGAAGACCCTGGAAAAGATGATGCTCAAGATCATCAACCAGAACCAGAAATTCGTCCGCCGCGTAGTGTCTGAGGACGAGGCCCGCGAGGCGATGAAGGACGAGCCGTACAAGCTCGAACTGCTGGGCAAGAAGAACGAGGCCGCCGACGCCGGCGAAGGCGTCAACGTCGAGGTCGGCGCCGGGGACATCACCATCTACGACAACGTGGACCGCAAGAGCGGGGACAGCGTCTGGTGCGACCTGTGCCGCGGCCCCCACCTGCCCAACACCAAGCTCATCTCCAACGCCTTCGCCCTGACCCGGTCCTCGGCCGCCTACTGGCTGGGCAACCAGAATAACCAGCAGCTGCAGCGGATCTACGGCACCGCGTGGCCCACCAAGGACGCCCTGAAGGCCTACCAGGAGCGCATCGCCGAGGCCGAACGACGCGACCACCGCAAACTCGGCGCGGAGCTGGACCTGTTCTCCTTCCCGGACGAGCTGGGCTCCGGCCTGCCGGTGTTCCACCCCAAGGGCGGCATCATCCGCAAGGCCATGGAGGACTACTCCCGCCAGCGCCACGTCGATGCCGGCTACGACTTCGTCTACACCCCGCACATCACCAAGGGCCACCTCTACGAGGTCTCCGGCCACCTGGACTGGTACAAGGAGGGCATGTTCCCGGCGATGCACATCGACGCGGAACTGAACGAGGACGGCACCGTGCGCAAGCCCGGCCAGGACTACTACCTGAAGCCGATGAACTGCCCGATGCACAACCTCATCTTCCGTTCCCGCGGCCGCTCCTACCGCGAACTGCCGCTGCGGCTGTTCGAATTCGGCTCCGTCTACCGCTACGAGAAGTCCGGAGTGGTGCACGGCCTCACCCGCGTGCGCGGCATGACCCAGGACGACGCCCACATCTACTGCACCCGCGAGCAGATGAAGGACGAGCTCACCGGCACCCTGAACTTCGTGCTGGGCCTGCTCAAGGACTACGGCCTCGACGACTTCTACCTGGAGCTCTCGACCAAGAACCCAGACAAGTTCGTCGGCGACGACGCCGCCTGGGACGAAGCCACCCGCACCCTCGCCGAAGTTGCCGAAGCCTCGGGCCTGGAGCTCATCCCGGATCCGGGCGGAGCCGCGTTCTACGGCCCCAAGATCTCCGTCCAGGCCAAGGACGCCCTCGGCCGCACCTGGCAGATGTCCACCATCCAGCTGGACTTCAACCTGCCCGAGCGGTTCGAACTCGAATTCCAGGCCGCGGACGGCACGCGCCAGCGCCCGGTCATGATCCACCGCGCCCTGTTCGGTTCCGTGGAACGGTTCATGGGTGTGCTCACCGAGCACTATGCCGGCGCCTTCCCGGCCTGGCTGGCCCCCGTCCAGGTGGTCGGCATCCCGGTGGCCGAGGCGTTCAACGACTACATGTTCGACGTCGTGGACCAGCTCAAGGCCGCCGGAATCCGCGCTGAAGTGGATATTTCCTCGGACCGTTTCCCGAAGAAGATCCGCACCGCCAGCAAGGACAAGATTCCGTTCGTGCTGATCGCCGGGGGCGACGACGCCGATGCCGGCGCGGTGTCCTTCCGCTTCCGTGACGGCAGCCAGGACAACGGCGTGCCGGTGGCCGAGGCAGTCCAGCGGATCGTTGACGCCGTCCGCAACCGGACCAGCTAG
- the dnaE gene encoding DNA polymerase III subunit alpha, with translation MSFTHLHVSTAFSAHYGVSWPDELAAAAAADGATALACTDRDGLYGTVKHLRACMAAGLDPVVGVDLAVFDDDGDLRTQVGGRVVVLAHGHNNGAGYRALCRLISDAHARTTGKAGGVVPVAVTRAELASRTLHPETLKPVLTVLIGPDSDVGRAMGGRRYLRPRTLFKRWLDAMPPGTIAAEVVSQLSPPGEPLSTAHAVRMLKLAAEHGVPAVLSNAVRYVAEDGAATADVLDSARTLKSLPELSAAPLLQPNGQGWLKSAAQMLQLGKEIMHAAGYGAADLKSLMAQTEALADRCRMDPVTDMGWKQPVVPEASVIGIAGDALVELTLRCEAGISRRFPGITGKAAGELRSRLEHELRIIDSLGFAAYFLTVAEVSRMILDMGVRAAARGSGASSLVNYLIDVSQVNPLQHDLIFERFLSRDRATLPDIDIDVESAERHNVYRKIFERFGSERVTLMSMQNGYRARGAVRDAGLALGMEEGEIGDIAKQLWRFSARNFREALEEKPELKEFAGRVGQRDFSGNQQLDLLVDLTERLDRLPRHISMHPCGVILGDATLLDRTPVQPSGLGLPMSQFDKHDMDPMGMLKLDVLGVRMQSAMAFAVREVIRLHPSKAEVVAAGAHPAGPDGTGPDYISEDGAIDLNAVPLDDEPTYELIRSTHTLGCFQIESPGQRELIGKLAPREFNDLIIDISLFRPGPMKSDMVRPFLEHRHGFAPEVYPHPDLKPVLKETHGVTVFHEQILKTFDVMTGCGLARADEFRRALGNEVLEGRVEEFFRTEARARAYSPEVVDKVWGTLKAFGSFGFCKAHGAAFAVPTYQSAWLKTHHPEAFLAGLWEHDPGMYPKRLLVAEARRLGIPILPLDINRSQAEYRVERVAAGPDRGKLGIRLSLNGIYGLSGTELKRIVAGQPYDSLADLRARSRLSKPSIQRLAQLGAFDSLHRAAGGTANRADLVQHLQTLQSRPHRKGVDVIEGQLSLPLGDVELKNLKAGLPAPTLVDTVRAELDLMAVDVSDHLMSSHRPLLDRLGVTTADKLLGLRNGTEVLVAGVRVATQTPPMRGGRRVVFISIDDGTGCVDSVFFHEAQELAGPLLFGTRLLLIRGTTRRTGPRGISISASMAWDLSRTETLPFPVPASGIPDTREPEPPGPLDGISRHLAITGLGG, from the coding sequence ATGAGCTTCACCCATCTCCATGTCTCCACCGCCTTCAGTGCCCACTATGGGGTCTCCTGGCCGGATGAGCTGGCGGCCGCCGCCGCAGCAGACGGGGCGACGGCGCTCGCCTGCACTGACCGCGACGGCCTCTACGGGACGGTCAAGCACCTGAGGGCCTGCATGGCGGCCGGGCTGGACCCGGTCGTCGGGGTGGACCTTGCGGTCTTTGACGACGACGGCGACCTCCGCACCCAGGTGGGGGGACGCGTCGTCGTGCTGGCCCACGGGCACAACAACGGTGCCGGCTACCGAGCACTGTGCCGGCTGATCTCCGATGCGCATGCCCGCACCACGGGCAAAGCCGGGGGAGTGGTGCCCGTCGCCGTTACCCGGGCTGAGCTGGCCTCCCGCACCCTGCACCCTGAAACGCTCAAGCCGGTGCTGACCGTGCTGATTGGACCCGACTCCGACGTGGGACGCGCCATGGGCGGGAGGCGCTACCTGCGCCCCCGCACCCTGTTCAAGCGCTGGCTCGACGCCATGCCGCCCGGAACCATCGCCGCCGAGGTGGTCAGCCAGCTCAGCCCGCCCGGGGAACCGCTGAGCACCGCCCACGCGGTACGGATGCTCAAGCTTGCCGCCGAACACGGGGTCCCCGCCGTGCTGAGCAACGCCGTGCGGTACGTGGCCGAGGACGGGGCGGCCACCGCGGATGTGCTGGATTCGGCCCGCACCCTGAAATCGCTGCCCGAACTTTCCGCCGCCCCGCTGCTGCAGCCCAACGGGCAGGGCTGGCTCAAATCCGCGGCGCAAATGCTCCAGCTCGGCAAGGAGATCATGCACGCCGCCGGATACGGCGCCGCTGACCTCAAGAGCCTTATGGCCCAGACGGAGGCGCTCGCGGACCGCTGCCGGATGGACCCAGTGACGGACATGGGGTGGAAACAGCCGGTAGTACCGGAAGCCTCGGTGATCGGGATCGCCGGGGACGCCCTCGTGGAGCTCACCCTGCGGTGTGAAGCCGGCATCAGCCGGCGGTTCCCCGGGATCACGGGCAAAGCCGCCGGGGAGCTGCGCTCGCGGCTGGAACACGAGCTGCGGATCATCGACAGCCTGGGCTTCGCCGCATACTTCCTGACCGTCGCCGAAGTTTCCCGGATGATCCTGGACATGGGGGTCCGGGCCGCAGCCCGAGGTTCGGGGGCATCCAGCCTGGTCAACTACCTGATCGACGTCAGCCAGGTGAATCCGCTGCAGCACGATCTGATCTTCGAGCGCTTCCTCTCCCGGGACCGCGCCACCCTGCCGGACATCGACATCGACGTCGAGAGCGCCGAACGGCACAACGTATACCGGAAAATCTTCGAGCGCTTCGGCTCAGAGCGCGTCACGCTGATGAGCATGCAGAACGGCTACCGCGCCCGCGGAGCCGTGCGCGACGCCGGCCTTGCCCTGGGCATGGAGGAGGGCGAAATCGGGGACATCGCCAAGCAGCTGTGGCGATTCTCGGCCCGGAACTTCCGCGAAGCCCTCGAGGAGAAGCCTGAGCTGAAGGAATTCGCCGGCCGGGTGGGGCAGCGCGACTTCAGCGGGAACCAGCAGCTTGACCTGCTGGTGGACCTCACTGAACGGCTGGACCGGCTGCCGCGCCATATCTCCATGCACCCCTGCGGGGTCATCCTGGGGGACGCCACCCTGCTGGACCGCACGCCCGTGCAGCCCAGCGGACTGGGCCTGCCCATGAGCCAGTTCGACAAGCACGACATGGACCCGATGGGCATGCTCAAACTCGATGTTCTGGGCGTCCGTATGCAAAGCGCCATGGCCTTCGCCGTCCGCGAGGTGATCCGCCTGCACCCCTCCAAAGCCGAGGTGGTGGCTGCCGGCGCGCACCCGGCGGGGCCGGACGGGACGGGCCCGGACTACATCTCCGAGGACGGCGCGATCGACCTCAACGCCGTGCCGCTCGACGACGAACCCACCTACGAGCTGATCCGCAGCACCCACACCCTGGGCTGCTTCCAGATCGAATCCCCGGGCCAGCGGGAGCTGATCGGCAAGCTCGCCCCCCGGGAGTTCAACGACCTCATCATCGACATCTCCCTGTTCCGGCCGGGCCCGATGAAATCGGACATGGTCCGGCCCTTCCTGGAGCACCGGCACGGCTTCGCCCCCGAGGTCTACCCGCACCCTGACCTCAAGCCGGTCCTCAAGGAAACACACGGGGTCACTGTGTTCCATGAGCAGATCCTGAAGACCTTCGACGTCATGACCGGATGCGGGCTGGCGCGGGCGGACGAATTCCGCCGCGCCCTCGGCAACGAGGTGCTGGAAGGCAGGGTGGAGGAGTTTTTCCGGACGGAGGCCCGTGCCCGGGCGTACAGCCCCGAGGTGGTGGACAAGGTCTGGGGCACGCTCAAGGCCTTCGGCAGCTTCGGGTTCTGCAAGGCCCACGGCGCCGCCTTTGCCGTGCCCACCTACCAGTCGGCCTGGCTCAAGACCCACCACCCGGAGGCATTCCTCGCCGGGCTGTGGGAGCACGACCCGGGCATGTATCCCAAAAGGCTCCTCGTCGCCGAGGCCCGGCGGTTGGGAATCCCCATCCTGCCCTTGGACATCAACCGCAGCCAGGCAGAGTACCGGGTGGAACGCGTGGCCGCCGGCCCGGACCGCGGCAAGCTGGGCATCAGGCTGAGCCTGAACGGCATTTACGGGCTCTCGGGAACCGAGCTGAAGCGGATCGTGGCAGGCCAGCCCTACGACTCGCTCGCGGACCTGCGGGCCAGGTCCCGGCTGAGCAAACCCAGCATCCAGCGGCTGGCCCAGCTGGGCGCCTTCGACTCCCTCCACCGCGCCGCCGGCGGGACCGCCAACCGCGCAGACCTGGTCCAGCACCTGCAAACCCTGCAAAGCCGTCCACACCGTAAAGGCGTGGACGTGATCGAGGGGCAGCTGTCACTGCCGCTGGGCGACGTCGAGCTGAAAAACCTCAAGGCCGGGCTGCCCGCGCCCACCCTGGTGGATACCGTCCGGGCCGAACTGGACCTGATGGCCGTGGACGTCAGCGACCATCTGATGTCCAGCCACCGGCCCCTCCTGGACCGTCTCGGCGTCACCACCGCGGACAAACTGCTGGGGCTGCGCAACGGCACCGAGGTGCTGGTCGCCGGAGTCCGCGTCGCCACACAGACCCCTCCGATGCGGGGCGGCCGCCGGGTGGTGTTCATCAGCATCGACGACGGCACGGGCTGCGTGGACTCGGTCTTCTTCCATGAGGCCCAGGAGTTGGCGGGTCCATTGTTGTTCGGCACCAGGCTGCTGCTGATCCGGGGGACCACCCGGCGGACCGGGCCGCGGGGCATCAGTATCAGCGCCAGCATGGCCTGGGACCTGAGCCGCACGGAGACCCTGCCCTTCCCGGTCCCGGCCTCCGGAATCCCGGACACCCGGGAACCCGAGCCGCCGGGACCCCTTGACGGCATCAGCCGCCACCTCGCCATCACCGGGCTGGGAGGCTGA
- a CDS encoding DUF6504 family protein: MGMFSESVDVVCTPSGQPLELDWAGRHYAVCAEPVRWFERRQWWAEEQRAPLGSGPGLVDHEIWRVQVRRAGSPDPEPLTLDLTRHVGSGRWRLLRIHDALLHRKPESA, translated from the coding sequence ATGGGCATGTTCAGCGAGTCGGTAGACGTCGTCTGCACACCCTCAGGCCAGCCCCTGGAGCTGGACTGGGCGGGCCGGCACTACGCCGTCTGCGCCGAACCGGTCCGCTGGTTTGAGCGCCGCCAGTGGTGGGCGGAAGAGCAGCGGGCGCCGCTGGGCAGCGGCCCGGGACTCGTGGACCATGAGATCTGGCGGGTCCAGGTGCGCCGGGCAGGTTCCCCCGACCCCGAACCCCTCACCCTTGACCTCACCCGGCATGTCGGCAGCGGACGCTGGCGCCTGCTGCGGATCCATGACGCCCTGCTTCACCGGAAGCCCGAATCAGCATGA